GAGCGCTTGACGTCGAAGCCAGCGCGACTACGGTGCCTGCGTCACACGGATGCTGCGTTGCAGCAACAACCGGGTGACGCGGTGCCTTGCCGAAGCGCCCGCGGCCGTCTACGAAGAGCGGCACGCGGGCACCTCGGGCGGGGTGGCGGGCTTGCCGGCGAAGGACTCGAGGTCTCATGAACGCGCTTTTCACCGCCCTTCGCCGCTCCCCTTTCGTCGCCATGGTGGGGCTGGGCCTGAGCGTCCTTCTGCTCTTGCCCAGCGCATGCGGCGAAGACGACGTCACCCGGAGCTGCACCGTCAACGCCGACTGCGCGTCGGGGCAGTGCCGAGCCGACGGAACGTGCGCCTCGCCGACGACGGCCGATGCGGGGACCTCGACGCCGGAGACTGACGGTAGCGTCAGTGACAGCGCAACGACGGACGCGCCGGCGCCCGTGGTCGACTCGGGGCTTTGCACGGCAAACGCCGACGGCGTCATCACCGCCGCCGAGGTGCCGCTTCGCGCCGGCCTCAAAGGCACCTTCAAGGTGACGACCTCGGGCGTCAAAGTGAGCACGGCGGGGACCGGCGCCGAAGGCGGCGCCGCGCGAACGTGGGACTTTTCTGCGGCGCTCACCGGCGATCACACGCTCGTGCTCGAGACGATGCCGCTCACGGGCCAGTGGTTCGAGAGCACGTACCCCGGCGCGACCTACGCGGTGCGCCTCTCCGACGCGAAAGATCTCTTGGGTGTCTTCGCGGTGACCGCCGGCGCCCTCGAGCTCCGCGGCGTCGTCTCGCCGGCGAGCGGGAGCGGCTCGTACAAGACGACCTACAACCCGACGGTGCCGACGTTGGCCTTCCCCCTCGAGAAGGGAAAGAAGTGGGAGGTCACGGCCACCGCGAGCGGCGACATCCCGCTGACGCTCAACGTGCCCTACACCGAGAAGTACACTTTCGAGGTCGACGCCGAAGGCGAGCTCAAGACGTCCACGTCGCTCGGCTCCTTCAAGGTCTTCCGCATCAACTCGCTGCTCAAGAAGACGCTGACGGGCTCCGTGGTGAGCACCTACACGCGCTCGTACATCTACGTGGCCGAGTGTTACGGCGCCGTGGCCAAGGTCGTCTCAGCGGCCGATCAGTTCACCGAGCCGCCGGCCGACTTCGTGGACGCCGCCGAAGTGCAGAGGCTCTCTCCGTGACGGCTACGGCAAAGGCCGCCTGTTTGCGCTTCCTCCGGTTTGCGTTTGGGGTGGGGCTCCTCTTTTCCATTGCAGGTTGCATGCATTTTCACACTGGCTCGATGCCCGGAGAGCCCAAAGGGGCCACCTTCGCAGACGTCAGCGGCGCGCGCGTCCGCTTCAGCGACACGGGGACCGGCCCCGCCGTCGTGATGCTCCACGGCTTCGCGTCGGCCCTCGAGAACTGGGCGCCGGTCATCCCCGCCCTCGACAAGACGCATCGCGTCCTCGCGTTGGACCTCAAGGGTTTCGGTTGGACCGACCGTCCGCCCGGCGACTACTCGCCGCAGGCGCAGGCCGATCTCGTGCTCGCGCTCATGGACGCCCGCGGCATCCAGAAGGCGGCCTTCGTGGCCCACTCGTGGGGCAGCAGCGTTGCGCTCGCCGTCGCGCTCAAGGCGCCCTCACGCGTGACGCGCCTCGCGCTCTACGACGCCTGGGTCTACGAGGAGCAGCTCCCGCCGTTCTTTCACTGGTCGCGTGCGGAGGGCGTCGGCGAGATGTTCTTCAGCATGTTCTACAAGGAGCGCACCGACGAGCGCATCGCGCTGGCCTTCTACGACAAGAAGTACGTCACGGAAGACTTCATCGAAGCGGTGGAGCGCGCCTTGGAGCGCCCCGGGACGGTGGCGGCGGCGCTGGCGGCCGTGCGCGGGCAGCGCTTTGCCGCGGTGCAGCGCGAATACCGCCGCATCGCACAACCGACGCTCCTCATGTGGGGCCGCGAAGACGTGGTGACGCCGGTCACCTTCGGCGAGCGCTTGTCGCGCGACCTTCCGTCGTCGCGGCTCGTCGTCTACCCGCGCTGCGGGCACTTCCCCATGATCGAAGCGCGCGAGGCCTCGAACCGCGATCTGCTGGCGTTCTTGGACGCCGGCGCGCGCGACGCCGAGCCCGCGAAGAGCGCCCCGGCGACGCGCGAAGCGCCGGGAGAAGACGCGCCGTGAACGACGGCGCCTGTCGCACGTCGCGTTTTCGCTGGGCCGCGCTCGGCGTCTTTGCCGCGCTTCTGGCGGCCACGACCAGCGCGCGCGCCACGGGCTTCACCGACATCGGACAAGACATCACGCCGCGCGAGAGCGCCGAGGTGAAGGTCTCGGGGTACCTGCGCACCCGCGGCGAAGCGCTCACCAACCTCGATCTCGATCGCGGCGCGACGCCGTCGGGGCAGCTGCTCTTTCCCGTCTCGCTCTCGGAGCCGAAGCGTCAGACCTTCAC
This region of Myxococcales bacterium genomic DNA includes:
- a CDS encoding alpha/beta fold hydrolase — protein: MTATAKAACLRFLRFAFGVGLLFSIAGCMHFHTGSMPGEPKGATFADVSGARVRFSDTGTGPAVVMLHGFASALENWAPVIPALDKTHRVLALDLKGFGWTDRPPGDYSPQAQADLVLALMDARGIQKAAFVAHSWGSSVALAVALKAPSRVTRLALYDAWVYEEQLPPFFHWSRAEGVGEMFFSMFYKERTDERIALAFYDKKYVTEDFIEAVERALERPGTVAAALAAVRGQRFAAVQREYRRIAQPTLLMWGREDVVTPVTFGERLSRDLPSSRLVVYPRCGHFPMIEAREASNRDLLAFLDAGARDAEPAKSAPATREAPGEDAP